AAAGCGCTAGAAAGGTCTCCGGCTGGTCACGGACGCTCTGCCAGAGTTCCTCATCGGCGAGCAGATAGCTGGGGTAAGCGCGACTGGACAAGCGGCTGACACTATCCACAAACTGCTTGCGGTTTCCGCGTCTCTCGTGAAGGGACGCAATCACCTGTTGCTCGAACATTCTTCGGGAGACTTCGATCTGGCGCTGCATCTCGTTAAGGTCGTCCTGGGGCCACCTGTCAGATAGGATTCCGAGTAAAAAAATGTGCTGCAGCGGATGCTCAGGATCATTCAGGCGGTAGTAGTGGACTTGGCAGACATTCTGTGATTGGTGATCATATCCCGGTTCAGCTTTCTCTCCAGCAATCTTCTTGAGCAGTTGATAAATCTCGGCACGCTCTGTGTATGTCTCCAACTTCCGCTGGCTGGACACCCAACATTCGGACTCGTAGATGGTCGTGTCTAACTCCGGCGGATCGATCCGGTCCAAGAGAAACACCAGAGAGGAAGGAGGGGGAAGGAGTGGACGGAGGGGAGATGTTGACCGTTGGCTGTCCACATACTTTGCCACATACTTTTGGATGTCCGGCAACTCTTGCTCGATCCGCGGCTCGTAACGTGCCCGCATCTCTTCCGCCGGGGCATCTGCATAGAGCCGGTCCCCGCGGTGCAGATAGTCCACAAAGACAACGACGGGGTAGGAGCCATTTTGAATGGGGATTGTCAGCAGGCGGGCCAATAAACGATAGCTTCCTAAGCGCTTGCGGAAGTATCCCCTGCCGAGGGACTCGAAGCCCGGAATCCGGCCAGGAATTACCGAGATCGACTCCAACCTGTCTCGGAGGTTTTTCACTTCGCCATTTGCCTCTTCCAGCAGGGAGTAAACAAGGTAGAAGGCCATCGCAGTCTCTCCAGCAAAGGGTGTTCTCCGCCTTCCGGTGCGATGGAGGGACAAACCCCTGGTAGGGATTTGCTGCCATCCCATGTTACTTCCATTTTTTCAGCTAGCATGTCAGAATCAAGGGAAAATCGTCAAGCCGTTCTGTTACGGTCAAATGCAAAGGCGAATGTTTGAGCTGGGGTTGGGTTGCTGCCAGCGCGGGGCAATCCCCAGGGCGAGTGCCGCATCCTGGGTGTGTTTCCGCAAGGGTCGATCCTGCCCGGTCCTAAGTCATTGCGTGCTTGACTCCGGGTCGTTGTCGCGTTGTTGTCAGTGTGTCAGGCCATGTTGGACAGCCGATCGTCGCTGAGCAGCGGTTGAGGTTTGAACTTGGACCTGCTCGATCACGTGAACGATCCCAGCTCGCGAGCAGCTTGTCCCGTCTACGAGAAATGATCATAATCCAAGGGGAGAGGCCATACTATGGAATGACTTGCGCAGGGCCGACATGATGTCCGATCCCGACGACTCTCCTGCCGATGGCGAAGGACGGCGAAGATCGATCAGCGCCCTGACTCGATGGTGGATGCGAGTGCTCGCGAGCGATCCGGCTCTATTGCCGCTCCACCCTTGGCGTTATTGGCGTTGTTTTCCCCTTTTCCCCACTCTCCATTTGCTCGGCCCGCCGGCGATGCTCGCTTTGGCAGTCTATGTCCCTTGGTCGTTTGCCGTCGCCGCCGCTATTTGACCGCTGGTTTTTTCAATAGTGCATGGCATCGCGAAATGCATCAAAGTATTTGGTTGATGATTCGGGAAAAGTAACCAAGCCGTCGATTCTCAGGTCTCCCTACTAAGGCGACACGATCCAACAGGCGGTTGCCCTCCTCACAACAGGTTTCTGGTAGGAGGCAACAGGCATGGCATGCTGCTAGGTTGAGAGAGTCAATTCCTTGTCCATGGCTTTCTACGCAAAGCGGATCTGCAGAACACCACAGACTATCTTCCAAAGCTCTCATCAAAAGCGGTTCCAAGCGGCCGGGCTTTCCCTGCTCGACCAGACCACCCATCGTACCTTTAGAATCACCCGCTGCGGTGTATATCAGAAGACCAGACATTGGATGTTTAGAGTCTTCGGAGCAGTATAACCGCTCTCGGAGGGAGGCAGTGCCATAGCCGCATTCATAAGTCAGACGACGGATCAAGACGTGGGCGAGCGTGTGGAGCAAGAAGAATCGGGGTGAAAGCGGTCGCGGGGTGCGGTTCAGTTTGTCGTAAGTGTGCTTCAAGTTTTGGCGGATACTATTGTAGCGTTGGTCAATGTTTTGGAACCACTCTTGGACAGCCCTTTCATTCAACTTCAGAAAGATACCTTCGCCGTATACTCTCACGCCGGGGAGCCATTGTTGCGGCTTGCGGCTGAGTGGACAAAGATTATCCCGTTCAAAATCTGGTGAAAGGGGTGAATTGATGCGGGAGAATCCGATCAATACCCTTGTCTCAGCTAGCTTCTCGACAAGGACAATTTTATCGAAGAACGATCGGGTGTCCGCCTCGTAGTCGGTCATATTCGGGTGGCGCGTTACGAATTCCTCGTCGGGCCGAGTTTGGGCCTCAAGCAAGGCCCGGTACTCTGAGTGCCGGTACCTTTCGACCGGCTCGTGGGTGGTGGACAGACCTTCCCCCCTGAGCTTCTGGCGGACCACTTTCCGAAGTCGATTTAAGTCCAGCCGATTTAGTTCCGCGAAGTGGCGAAGCCGAATGTCGTCCGGTTCACCGCCCTCAGTTAGACCGGAAGTTAGAAAACACCAGTTGTGGGAGTCGTCAATGATCCTACGAATGGGATCCGAGAAGGGGGGAATTAGGATGGAACTTGCGATTTTTGGGAAGTAAAGATTACTGGCCAACCGCTCAAGAAATCGTGGTGGATAGGGACAAGCCCCTTTTTCTCGTCCCTTTGGTCCTAGCCAAGGGCGATTTCCAGTGCATTGAAGTATATCTTCAAGGGCTTTTGGTTTGGACAGACCAAGAAGCGAACGAGCCGGTAGTTTTTTCTGGGTTTTACTTTCTTCATTCCCGTTTTTATTTTCTTCTTGGGTTTTATGTTCTTCATGTTCATTACTTTCTTTGTCTTCTTCACATGCTTGATATTTGGCTATACACTCTTCGCTTTCACATCGAACGACTAATCCCACGAAGCCCGCCCCTCCTATCGACAGAAAGCGAAGCAAGGGTTGGCTGCAAGGCTTCACTTCACTCAAGCGTTGTCCCGGACGACTATGCGCCCACTCGACCCAAGGAAAGTCGTCGAGGTGGCCTCGTTCGCACGCGACGACGAACCGGACCGGGATCATTCGCCGTCGTTTCCTTTCAGGTAAATCACGGCAGGGAGTCCATTTCTTGCTCGTTTCCCTCTTTGCCGCAGTGTCCTCGTGAGGGGTCCAGGGGCTATCACACCGTGGTGGGTGTGGGTCATTCCACTCGGCTTTTTTCATCGTCCGGCACCGAGGGCAGTAGTGCCAGAGCGGAAAACGTACCACACGGAGGAAGGCTCCTTGCCGACCCTCACTAGGAGGCGGTGGTGGCGACCGAAAATATTGAACACCAAGCCACCTTGCCATCCGTTCGTCCCGGATTTCACAGCGTGGCTTATCGCACCAAAAGTCTAGCCCCGCTGGCATGAGGGTTTCACCTGGGAATTCGACCAAAGCACCGATGCCAAAAGGAGCGATCGCTTGAGATTGACGAATTATTTTACGAGTCATGGGAATCACCACATGAATCTGGATCTGGATAACAACACACCACTTGAAGTTGGCACTCGATATCGACGTTCCTCATGGAAGTCATAGTCGCCCAAGCACTCTCCCTCCACTCAGGTCGCGGTTCAATTCCCGTCGGATACATTAGCGGCCGTTCTTCCGGCGGTTGCCCTAACCTCCCCCATTGCGACGGGCGGATGGCGTACCAGTGGTCTAACAAGCGTTGCAGGTTCTGTTGCAACACCTCTGCATGGTCTGGGTCTGCTTGGTTGCACCGCTCTTGCAATCGAGAGATCAAATCAACGAACATTTGTGCCCTTGGGTCGATCTGATTAGGGTTTTGCAAACCGCCGAGATGACGAGCGACGATGACGAGCAAGGCGTGCAAGACTCGCTCCTGAACCGGAAGTGAATAGGGTGTAACGCTCGTGGGTTCAACGTATTTGTAAAATGCGGCGTGATAACTTCGGAAGTGCTCGTAGTGCGATCGATCCCGTGGTCTACCTGGATTGTACATGGTGACCACAAGGCCGGGGACCTTATCGGACCGCCCAATCCGGCTGCTAACCTGGATATACTCGGACGTGGTCATCGGTTGCCCCACGATGACGATGAGTCCCAAGCGATTGACGTCCACGCCGACCGAGATTATGTTCGTAGCCAGAACCGCATCGAGCGGAACCGTATCGGGCGGAGGAACGCTGTGGCCTGCAGATCCCGGAGGGTAGGTAACATTCAATTGTTCCAAAATCTGAGGGATCTCGTTTGCCGATAGGCGGCTGGTCAGTTCGACGGGGGGACCTAGGAGACGGCGCAACTCCTTAGGAATCTTATCGCGATTGGCAATGGCATTGATGTAGTCTGGTATGTCAGTCTCGACGAGTGTAGCTGCTTGCCCTAACTCTCGGAGGTTATTGAAGTACTGGACTATAGTCCAATAGGGGTCTCGCACGTCCTCACTGGCACCCTCAGGTAGGTTGATTGTCCGACATCCCTGAAAGAGGGCACTGAGTGCGCGGACCATGGCTTCCAGGAACGATGTGGCTGCATTCGCAAATACTCCCACATAAATGCGACCTGGAACCGAATGATTCTCCTGAGCGAAGAAGCAGTCGGAAATATCCGTTCCCTGAGGAGGGAATTGGAAGATGGGCCGGTTGTACAATGCGAGACACTGCTGGCTAGCGCGGCGGATTGTGGCCGTTGAGGCAATGATCTTGGGAGGGCGGCCTCTCCACGAGCAGAGCAGATCGATCACTCCTTCATAGAGCCCGACGACAGAACCAAGGGGGCCAGAGATGAGGTGCAGTTCGTCCTGGATGATCAGATCGGGCGGATTGTAGTTTTCCTTTCCAAGGCCGAAGATGCTACGTGCCCCTTCCCGCCAAGCGAGCATCGCAAACTTGTCGACGGTGCCGATCAGCAGAGTTGGGGGCTGGTCGTAAATGTCCTCATCGATCACGAGGACTGGCAGGCGTTTGTCCCGGCTTGAGAATGGGCACGGCTGCGCCGGGCAAACGAAGATGACCGTCCTAGGATTACCGTGAGCCACATATCCGAGCCGCCTCCTGTTATCCAACTCCGTCCCGCACCAGGGGCACCTCAACAGTAAGAAAGGATTCTCGATGTGCTGGTCATCGGAGGCCAAGCGATTCAAGACCCGAACGGCGTCCCGCCGGTAGATCGGTGTGAGCGACTCCCCGACCCAGAGGCCGATGGAAATTGGCTTCTCGCCGAGTTGGCTTGGGCTTTCCCGACGGATCAATTCGCAGGCACAAATGAGGGTCGCTGCCCGCTGGAACTGCTGGGCCGTCAGCAGACGCAGGGTGTACCGCATAAGCACGGTGCAGCCGGCATCGTCTGGGTTGCGAAGGCGACGATAGAAGATGTCGCATGCCGATAGACCAAGGTAGGCTTCCGTCTTTCCGCCCCCCGTCGGGAACCAGATGAGGTCTACCACTTGACGGTCAGGATGATCTTTGCCATCCGAGCCGGGAACAAGCGAGCGGAGATTGAGCAGAATGAACGCTATCTGGAATGCCCGCCATCGACCTGTATTTGGCTCGGTCGGTTCGTAGCTCTTGGGTAAGTCCTCCCACGGCTGGTTCACTCCACGGCAGGGCCGACGCGAGTGGTACTGCTGCATGAGCATC
This Thermogemmata fonticola DNA region includes the following protein-coding sequences:
- the drmB gene encoding DUF1998 domain-containing protein, encoding MGLVVRCESEECIAKYQACEEDKESNEHEEHKTQEENKNGNEESKTQKKLPARSLLGLSKPKALEDILQCTGNRPWLGPKGREKGACPYPPRFLERLASNLYFPKIASSILIPPFSDPIRRIIDDSHNWCFLTSGLTEGGEPDDIRLRHFAELNRLDLNRLRKVVRQKLRGEGLSTTHEPVERYRHSEYRALLEAQTRPDEEFVTRHPNMTDYEADTRSFFDKIVLVEKLAETRVLIGFSRINSPLSPDFERDNLCPLSRKPQQWLPGVRVYGEGIFLKLNERAVQEWFQNIDQRYNSIRQNLKHTYDKLNRTPRPLSPRFFLLHTLAHVLIRRLTYECGYGTASLRERLYCSEDSKHPMSGLLIYTAAGDSKGTMGGLVEQGKPGRLEPLLMRALEDSLWCSADPLCVESHGQGIDSLNLAACHACCLLPETCCEEGNRLLDRVALVGRPENRRLGYFSRIINQIL
- a CDS encoding helicase-related protein, which gives rise to MGQNLRDQRTKFRDELIQLIRRELIGPEIPYDELFEGKPPPTEVLLISPLQRYVAGVLFPLSQSIHEVEDFDNIKEENITLATELTSLPTERTEIRDVTPDEELLSEAYDETVRLANESFPSAIGLTFIAAVPEKGLVIRPRAAVYESRSSPEPSLSSAEPNSSSESKSKRREWWHRIQLDLKPVPLRVDPERESGMAEVEVQEHLKVRYLYHRQADGTWLITVTLFNTRQSSPHSQRLSSQCFFQVGFEVRSPDDNFVFREYRSGLRAIRDPRSEEARLELLYRNRKAFAVGHGCATDWGEERDGRTNWVATSIIPAFKVAPIEPRIEGGDELCMYFLSGKDGSVTPEEILTALERLPTEYERWILEREAEVPGLPEHLREAARVNIQDCRTCLERIRAGIALLRTDSMLLEAFMLANRAMLMQQYHSRRPCRGVNQPWEDLPKSYEPTEPNTGRWRAFQIAFILLNLRSLVPGSDGKDHPDRQVVDLIWFPTGGGKTEAYLGLSACDIFYRRLRNPDDAGCTVLMRYTLRLLTAQQFQRAATLICACELIRRESPSQLGEKPISIGLWVGESLTPIYRRDAVRVLNRLASDDQHIENPFLLLRCPWCGTELDNRRRLGYVAHGNPRTVIFVCPAQPCPFSSRDKRLPVLVIDEDIYDQPPTLLIGTVDKFAMLAWREGARSIFGLGKENYNPPDLIIQDELHLISGPLGSVVGLYEGVIDLLCSWRGRPPKIIASTATIRRASQQCLALYNRPIFQFPPQGTDISDCFFAQENHSVPGRIYVGVFANAATSFLEAMVRALSALFQGCRTINLPEGASEDVRDPYWTIVQYFNNLRELGQAATLVETDIPDYINAIANRDKIPKELRRLLGPPVELTSRLSANEIPQILEQLNVTYPPGSAGHSVPPPDTVPLDAVLATNIISVGVDVNRLGLIVIVGQPMTTSEYIQVSSRIGRSDKVPGLVVTMYNPGRPRDRSHYEHFRSYHAAFYKYVEPTSVTPYSLPVQERVLHALLVIVARHLGGLQNPNQIDPRAQMFVDLISRLQERCNQADPDHAEVLQQNLQRLLDHWYAIRPSQWGRLGQPPEERPLMYPTGIEPRPEWRESAWATMTSMRNVDIECQLQVVCCYPDPDSCGDSHDS